The Aedes albopictus strain Foshan chromosome 2, AalbF5, whole genome shotgun sequence region TTCGTGTGAAATCCTAGACAATCCGTCGGCTACCACATTCTGTTTGCCCGGTTTGTACTGGATTTCATAGTCAAACTCCTCTAAACGCAATTTCATTTTGATCAACCTATCATTTGGCGACTTGAGATTTAGAGCGTAAGTGAGCGGCTTATGATCAGTAAAAAGAGTGAACTTTCGGCCAAACAAGTATGGTCGAAAATATTTACACGCCCAATCAATAGCAAGGAGCTCCTTTTCGATAGCCGAATAGTTCTCCTCAGTTTTTGTGAGCGTGCGCGAGGCGAATGCAATCGGCTTATCATGGCCAATGGGGCCCTGAGATAAAACCGCACCTAACGCGTAGTTAGAAGCATCCGTTGTTAAAATGAATCGCTTGGAGAAGTCTGGATATTGTAGCACATGGCTACTAGTTAGAATACTTTTCAACCGATTGAACGCGGAAACAAATTCATGCGTATGTTCAATCTTTTCTCCTTTTCGTAACGGCTGAGTCAAGGGTTTGGCTATCTGTGCAAAGTCTTTGATGAACTTGCGGTAATAACCAACTACTCCCAGGAATCCTCTAAGCTCAGTTTCGTTGTTGGGCAATGGCCAACCTTTAATAGCACTTATTTTTTCTGGATTAGGTTTCACTCCCTCGGGAGTAACAATGTGTCCAAGAAAGGCTAcctctttctgaagaaattcgcatttatcaatttgaattttgaaattgtatttgcGAAGTGTCTCCATAACCTTTTTGAGGTTAACCAAGTGTTCCTGTAAACTAGTGGAATAGATGATGATATCATCCATATACACTAAGCAACGTACCCCGATATGTTCTCGGAGAACGTTGTCCATCACCCGCTGGAACGTGGCAGGTGCGTTTTTCAGTCCAAAAGGCATTCGGACAAACTCGTAGTGTCCGCCTTCGACACTAAACGCAGTTTTAGGAATGTCTTTTACATGGACCTCTATTTGATGGAACCCTGAAGCAAGGTCCAGGGTTGAAAAGTATTGACACCTCCCCAACTTATCGAGTATGTCCGTGATATTGGGGATAGGGTATCGATCATCGGTGGTTTTTTGGTTGAGTTTCCGGTAATCGATTACAAGTCGCCACTTCCTTGTACCCGAAGCGTCGGCCTTCTTGGGTACGACCCATATTGGCGAGGACCAGGGACTGTTCGATGGACGAATTATTCCTTGGTCCAACATTTGTACGATTTGTTTTTGGACCTCTTCTCTATGACAGAAGGGGTAGCGATAGTTTTTCGAATAGACGGGTAATTCGTCCTTCGTGTGAATGGTATGTCTTACAGCATTGGTGAATGttaatttttcatcatttgtgtagaatacctctggaacctgttttaaaactttgaagagtttttcttcttcttctttgtttaGATGATCCGTTCGAATGTTTTTCGTAAGGTCTAATTTAACCTTTATTTTATCTTTAGAAGATTGGCTAGGAGCAATCTCTTCAAAATTCAGGAGTTCTGTAAATATCGCCTCATTGTCGATGCTCATTACTGCTGGTTTATTACTCTGGTTGATCAACGGGAAGGTGGCTATACCATTATGAGCATTGTATACTCCTGAGGGTATAATGACTTCTGGACCAATCATAATGTCATGTTCAATTAGGAAATCACCATCCTTTATTCGAACGGGAAATTCTTTCACTAAGGTCTCGccttcgtggaagttgagttgttCCTTAGttgggaactttttttttaatgttatcgTTGTATTGTTTATTGCAAGGGTATTCGATGCTGTGTCAATTACCGCACCGATAGTTCGAAGAGATTCAAATCCGATCAATCcgtcaaaaaaatcatggaatcggAACAAGAAGAATTTTAATTTAGGTAGGTCTTTTATAAAGTTGACAAATGGATTCACATATGTGTACTGATTAATACGATGCGTACCGCTCAAGTTCCTAATATTTTGCTGGGGTCCAGTTGCAATACTACTAGCAGGTATTAGCTCAGGGGTAATGTAATTTTTATTTGCCCCCGTATCAACTAGAAATCTCAGAGGTCTGCCGTCTCTTCTGGGTATTTCTAGATACGGaaggaaattatttttcattccGGGTTCTGTTGATCCGGATCTgtacaaaaatttagctcatcACATTGTTCCGtctgtggataaatttcttgCTGTTGTGGGTTGTTGATGTAAGGATCCTCGGCATAGGGGAGTTcggtaggaatttcttccgaacttTCGTGCGAATTTACTTGTGTAGGTGCTGTCCTTTGGTAAGGAACTACTTGCTTATAACTGTTCTGACCAAAAGGGTATCTATTTTGACCCGATGGATCGGGTTTAATCGCTTGAGGTGGCGGAGTTGCATTGTTTGAAGACGCATTACCTTGGAATCTGTTAAATGATGGGTTTTGCGATGGAAATGATGGGAATCTATTGCCGTAGGGTGTGTGCTGAACTGAAGGAAAGGGTTTGTATGGTGGTCTAGAATTTTGCCAGCTATTTTGTGGTTTATTTAAGGCTGGTTTTTGAAAAGTGACTGGTTGTTTAGGGAACTTATCCTTTTTTCGTTGAGACGCGTTGTACTGCTCTATTGCGCTTTGATGCGCTTCATTCAATGAGGCCGGACGAGACACTCTAGTGAGTGTCGAGTAGGGTTCGTTCAAACCATCAATATACGCGTTGGTTACCATGTATTCATAGCTTGTCGCTAGTGGTTTAGCACACGCCGCCGTGTCGTTGTCGAGAGAAATCTTGGCTATTATATCCGCCAAAAGTTCTCTGCATTCATTATAGAAATCGGTAACGCTTCTCGAGCCTTGTTGAAGGTATGATATTTTGGTGACAAGTGTACCGAGATCTCTCTTGTCCCCAAAATATTCTCTCAAAGTGCTTTGTATATCAGCCCACACAACCGGAGTATGGTTTGACACCAAAGCTTCGTTAGCTTTATCAACGATTTTGTCTCGTATAATGCTAGTCCATAGGGGCATAGCACGATCGATGTCTTGCTGTGACGGGCAAGTTGCTTCCGCAAATTTAATTTTATCTTCGACTGATTTCAGCCAGGTTGCTAGTAATTTGGGGTCGCCGGCATACGGTACGACCATTTTAATTGCATCAGGAATCCTAGATGCATCGAAGTTTGTAGGTGACACTACTGAAGGGACAGGTCGGACCGCCGAAGCCTGCCTAATTTCCTCCAAATTTTGTATTTGGAGCCGTTGAGCCTCCATTTGGTTGGTGAGTTCATCAACCAACCTTTGTAAAGCCTCCATATTCCTAGTTATCATACACTTTATTCACTTCTTATAACTAACACTTTATTCACTCCTTATAACTAACACtgaatagataaaaaaaagatcACTTACCTCGAGTCGACTGGTATGCAGCCAGCGACGCAAAGAGCGGGTAAGATGATTTGGTCGGGCCTACCGAGCGTTCTGGTTCCTTGGGGCGCTCTTCCTACGTTGGTTCTGCCGGTGATGATCGCTTGTTGCAGCTTCTAGATGAACACAATGTTTCCTATCTGCTTTCACACTACGATTTCACTATGAAACACAACGGGTGGCTATCCCCCAAGTCGAGACTGCGCCAGATTTGAGTTCGGCTTTAGGATCGGGttttttaaaaaacaaaacagaactgAACTCGTCGATTAATGGATAAAGACTGACTGCCgtttattattttaagcttacaGAGGCCTGCCTAGGAAGAGGAATGGTTCCCTGGCTAATTTATCATATGTGTAATTGGATCGCGTCGTCCGGTGGCGCGATGCTGACATGCTGGTTTCAGTAAGGTTGAAGACAGGTGTGGATTCCGTGGAAACTGCTGATCTTGCTCATCGTCCGTTGTGTGCCTCGTTCAAAGTTGCTAACGATGTtgctaactgttgttgttgttgttggatgtctcctagttggctaagtatggcttcttcggagttggggcaaactgatgcgataacttatatatatatatatatatatatatatatatatatatatatatatatatatatatatatatatatatatatatatatctatagtgcttatcagggaatgaaattatcgatcacgatcgcgatcatagaaaactctcacacgcattatcggcgaaaaaaaaacgtgcgataaattcagacccggttttctcccgagaatgtgttctcgCTCGTTCTGCAGCGCCGAAAACGGATTATCGCCAGCAATGAAAAGAAGGCTAGTTTGCTCTCTgcgctttgttcgcctttccgtctGGCCGTCGCCACCAAAGGTAGCTTTTATGAATCAAATTTCTCCCTCctttcgagcagcttgtgtggtcgcgtGCTTATGGTGCGCGCTAAGaatcatttttgtggagggtctaggttcgaatcccattggcggcacaatttttgttatttgcctcctgataattatcgcgagaACCGGCAAggtgataaagttggatagcgaaaatggcaagagcgattttcagttttcggctatctttggtcGTTGACAACAGCAGCgaacgataaacatttctcactggaaaaaagaatcgttgaattgttcggttgctcggaaaatgccaattttcgtctcaatttgctgataatttcattccctggtgcttatttcagaaattacacaacacatttcaaacgaaatcgttgtttttgatgattgtttctctttccttatcactttgcacgatattatatgtagcatcaaagcagtgtcgatgtttctagcgcattttttccacgaactaagcaatcaaaacaaaacattggacgccatgttgaattgaatgctgggtagatgattctggcccttcgtcatcctcCTGTTTTTATCCCTTTTTAAGCTTTTTATGCTTTTTATCTCCGTTTTGAGATATTTCGTTTTATCGTGTATGCCTATTCAATTTCCTAAGTgcatttttgcctcagtgtactaacgtaaaacaacaacaacaacaagcttGTTCGTCTTCCAAACAAAATTCCATCCGGCTCCAAACAGGAATCTTGGCCGAAGCCAAGTGGAAATCGATTTAATCTATCGAAATAGCTACTTTCCTAGCCACAATATCGATGTGGAATCAAGTGACGTGTGAACCAATACATATCCCAAAGATGGCCACAATCAACGATCTTCCGAACGAGGTAAGTTGCATCTTTCCCGTTGTACCTATGTCTATCGTGTTTCTGACCATTTCCCGTTTTCAGATCCTCCTTGCGATTTTCCAACATATTGAGGGTAAGAAGCACCTCACCCGTATCTGCAAACTCTGGAATGAGTTGATTGTAAATTTCCTGGTTCTGAAGATCAGTCTCCTTAGTGAGGAACGTATCAGGAAATTTGCAGACATGGTCTTTACCCGCAGCTATCAGCAGCTGAGCATCTCCGGGGTGATGTTGGTGGAGTCGGACTTCAACTGGACGGGACGCTCGCGGCAGCTGAAAAATGCGCCTAAGCGAGCTCGTAAGGAAACTGATCCGTACGTGCTATTGCGCAAATGTCTACAAGTGGTCCGTCAGTATGAAAGGACCGTGCGGGTTATGAGTTTGTCCTTTGGGCCGATTATGGACAAAAGTTTGCTGGCATTCTTGCCCCGGGGCGATGGACCTAGTTCGTTGGAGTGTTTGGTGATCGAGATTAATAATTGGCACATAATGAAGGAGGAGAATTGGAACGTTAGTCGAATGGAGTTTATTGCGGAAGAGGGATTACAGGAAATTTCCGAGATGCCGAAGCTCAAAAGCCTTAGGTTCGGCGACAGCCGCACCAAAGGGGATCGAACTGTCCGACGGAAGTTCTTTGATGCAATCACCCGGAACGCGAAAGCGATAACATCCATATCTCTGACATCTAGGTCTGTTACATGTTATTCGGATTACCGGATTGTTCGAAGTTTTTCGACGCAGTTACAGGAATTGACCATCACCGTTTGGCCCCTATTTGTAAAAGATTTCTTCCAGCTTTCGTTTCCGAAAGTAAAAATCCTTAAACTAGACTTCAAATGCATCGCATTACCAGATGCGGCCCATTTATTTCAAAACCTCAAGTCACTCATCGATCTGACCGTTACTAATGCAGACAATGACGAGTTCTTGCGGCAGGGCGTATATCGCCACGCTACAACCGTCGAGCGGTTGACTATCAGTGAAAACCGAAATATCACCATGGACGGGCTGCAGGGTTTGATCGGATTGAAGGAATTGCAACTCGAATGCGAATGCTCGTGGTTCGAATTTGACGAGCAAAGCGCGGTGCCTTGCTCTTCGTTGTTGGAGAAGCTGGTGATTGAACGGTGCACCAACGGCATTTCCTTCTACGGCGCTTTGCCGGAAAGTGTACCTCACATTACGGAACTTCACATCACCGGAGATAATACGTTTAACGATGGGTGCCTTCGGGTAAGTGTTTCACTCTATGTATTCTGTTCATTATTAACAGTAATAGTTAACGTAATTATTGCACTTATTGGCCCTAAATGTGCGGGTTGTTACCAGTAGGACTGTTTTATCTCCGAGCAATCAAATAGTGATTTCACCCTTTTTGAACccttaagaagggtataaataccgcttggaaaaccgacatTTGATTCAAGCCCCTGCCAAAATAAGTCACgcgcgtttctcagccgtctgttaaccgatttgggttttcttggcaccaaatgaaagctacaacattgaAGTAGAAcgctagggtaggacggggcaagatggccacccggggcaagatgagcacccctccgttttgctacttttatgatgaattttgtccaaacaacatcataatccgttagaataaagttcatcctgtttgtaaacctaaaAAAAGacacttcataatgaacgaattgaaaaatatcgtcaaattaatgaataacatggattttcagcattttcttataagaaatcgtcaaaataaaataaggtttttacgtcagaatcaaatttttaccataattctggttatcagccaacattactagcatactacaaagcattttaagttatattagaaaatatattctaacaacaaacattaaaatttattcaattttagttatttctcTGTATTGGGGCAAtttgagcacccctgatgggagTACAGAAAATAGTTTGAagttattgtaatccactcaatagtgccaaACATAAGTTTCCGTATCATCTGTAACTATTTGGTTacgtaaatttgtaaaaataaGCCACTTAATAATCGGTCATTGACTTCCGCTTAATagtcgggtcattttgtataaagtattataaaaacgcatttttttaataatcgagaaagaaactgataattttggaacgtgataccatagctatgaacaagatttgctatatcAATCACTATATGGCCAATTTATAGTTAAAATATTGggtttttaatgaagtgctcttcttgccccgtaggggtgctcgtcttgccccgcagcatgttcgaactgaccataaaacatcttttttgtttagtcaaataaatcatccttattgtgatttttgaaccctgccatgtttatgggtggtacACTCTAAAAAGTATTCACGTCCAAGTTACGTGAAAAATCACGTATACACTGGTTATGCTTCTTCCGGTCTGTTTCACATGATTCCGGTGATTCTTACATGAGATCAGTTCAGTTTCACCTTCAGTTCAGGTCACAATGACGTGATTTGCCTGTCTGAAAAAATATGAGTGAAGTTTCATACTGAGTGACCAACATGGCGGCCGTGGATTGGCAGCTGTTGTTATCCTGAAAATTGTTGTTTTATGGAAATCCGGGTAAGTTTCTAATTATTATTAATTTGTCTATACATTGGGTTGTAGTTTTATATGTGCTCTATTAATTTCTTTCAGTAAACTTTCATATTCATCGCGAGAACAACGGCAACACAGCTGCAGTTTACGAGCCAGCAACAATGGTCTACTTCTTAGTGCAATGCAGATGATTGATTTTtttgtataaatttaaatttaatttgaaataaattAGTGGAAATGAATATTGTGTATTAAGTTTATCATTTTAAAACAAGAATTACAAAAATCGCGTTAAAGACCTTTTTGAGCTACCTGAACAATAACGTCATTTTCACGTGAAAATCATGTAACCGAGAATCTCTCACCGGTGAGttcctcctcctgaaattcatgtaACTTTTACATGAAAAGTATGGTGGACGAGAATTACCTatgttttcacgtaaatcggacgtgaagatTTTTCAGAgtgtagaaaacatgatatagaaaagagcTACTGAGAGTTACCCTGAAAAATTGTGTTCACTTTCATTAaattcaacgtgatccttagggtgctcatcttgccccgccctaccctattcaattttatttaaattGGACCTTTCGTTAGCGAGATACGGaaggtttgttctagcaaaaatttcacttaaaccctttgcgtcatctctaaatatcaaccgaaatcgctcattttttaacagcttacttatttcgaccagtggatcactttccacttgggaaatcatatcctggagagattttttaaaattagccacACCCTAATGTCTTGTGTCCgttgaggaccaccggtcttattagcgttttgtacatggtgcatttggtgtgtgggtgaatctttttcgaccgcagtttcttctggagcccgtagtacgcCCGACTACcgctgatgatacgccttcgaatttcacgactcaggtatcaggtatcagaaggccggctccagaggcacgttatcctccatttgggacgattgtgctacttttccccgaatgccggttccccgaatgtcgtttcccccaCTCTGAAAAatcttcacgtccgatttacgtgaaaacatAGGTAATTCTCGTCCACCATACTTTTCATGTAAAAGTtacatgaatttcaggaggaggaaCTCACCGGTGAGAGATTCTCGGTTACATGATTTTCACGTGAAAATGACGTTATTGTTCAGGTAGCTCAAAAAGGTCTTTAACGCGATTTTTGTAATTCTTGTTTTAAAATGATAAACTTAATACACAATATTCATTTCCACTaatttatttcaaattaaatttaaatttatacaaaAAAATCAATCATCTGCATTGCACTAAGAAGTAGACCATTGTTGCTGGCTCGTAAACTGCAGCTGTGTTGCCGTTGTTCTCGCGATGAATATGAAAGTTTACTGAAAGAAATTAATAGAGCACATATAAAACTACAACCCAATGTATAGACAAATTAATAATAATTAGAAACTTACCCGGATTTCCATAAAACAACAATTTTCAGGATAACAACAGCTGCCAATCCACGGCCGCCATGTTGGTCACTCAGTATGAAACTTCACTCATATTTTTTCAGACAGGCAAATCACGTCATTGTGACCTGAACTGAAGGTGAAACTGAACTGATCTCATGTAAGAATCACCGGAATCATGTGAAACAGACCGGAAGAAGCATAACCAGTGTATACGTGATTTTTCACGTAACTTGGACGTGAATACTTTTTAGAGTGTAGCCTATTTCATTATCTACCTGCGGGAGAAGGAAGGAAaagggatttggatggggatagggacaggtaggaaaatagggaaaataccctggagcattggcggagccagcattttattttttctcactcactctcctaaacatacacaagaagaagaaagatagaagaggaggcagcttgcctcctctttcatctcgctctttctcgtgtatgtttaggcgagtgagtaagaaaaaagaaaaagctagctccgCTAatgcctggaagagggtactaacgcacaagcgtaccacaatgggttcaaacagcgccctgaaaagggcactgtaataacgcataaagcgaaagagagcctatagctctttaccacagcgggttaagaacaacagaatatcctgaaggttcaggtttctgaagtcagtttcacttaataagtgtttaccgaatacttggaaacgcagttgcgcaaaaactgaacagttacatatcaaatgatacgaagttccataatcggattcacagctatcacatgcaaatcaaTCAGctcgctgaatattcgccatgtgatagctgagtcggcagtggccagtcaatgctttgaccagaatgctgcaattctgctttgacagatttgtaagatacttcgccacccctagagatggctcagtacaatacaattttgtttgacgacatgactccaaactattccagtattgtctgtgttgagtggcagcccaggtgtgaatctaaagctttacccaacacttcgatatcggaatagctggctcagggccaatgaggtcatttaatgctccagtgcgagctaactcatcagccaattcatttccagcgatggaagaatggccaggtacccatacaaggtgaacagcgtttgctgaattcagctcctcgatttgagttcgacaagcgataactatcttcgacctagagttggtgctttaatagcagcctggctgtctgaacagaagtatattactttgcccattacgtgctgctgaagtgctgaatgcactccgcacataagagcaaagatttcggcctgaaaaacggtgcagtgtctgccaagtgaataagactgatacagccttagctcacgagaataaacaccagcacctgctcgaccttcgagaagggagccatcaatgtaacatacgatgccgtctgaaatacttctttctagataaccagatgtccactcttcccgggaagggaatttcgtggaaaatgtcctatatggaaaattacaagcaactgTTAGATCAcctggagcaagaacaattttgtcccaattcaccaaaagtgaaaacaacgaggtgtgtgttgatgtgcggttcacaggagtttacTCTAGTAtgccgagtacccgtaaccggtaagtgcaagaaagtgcttcttgtttgagatgaatgtgtagtggggcaacgtcaaagagaacttcgagcgctgccgtgggagttgaagagaacgctccagacatcgctattaagcacatcctttggagatggcctaattttgattggaccgttctcacttcgcccttttgccaccacacaagacatccataagccaatattggccgaaccacagttgtgtgtgtaaatccatttgatatacttgggttttagaccccaagttgtaccaaaagtacgccggcattgcccgaaagccatacaagctttcttgattctgaactcaatgtgaggtgtccaggaaagcttggaatcaagaatgactccaatgtactttacctgttcagtcacatcgatttcataatcaaagagacgcaaaggtcgaacgccattacggtttcgcctttccgtgaaaagaacaatagatgttttactcgga contains the following coding sequences:
- the LOC115254212 gene encoding uncharacterized protein LOC115254212, with the translated sequence MWNQVTCEPIHIPKMATINDLPNEILLAIFQHIEGKKHLTRICKLWNELIVNFLVLKISLLSEERIRKFADMVFTRSYQQLSISGVMLVESDFNWTGRSRQLKNAPKRARKETDPYVLLRKCLQVVRQYERTVRVMSLSFGPIMDKSLLAFLPRGDGPSSLECLVIEINNWHIMKEENWNVSRMEFIAEEGLQEISEMPKLKSLRFGDSRTKGDRTVRRKFFDAITRNAKAITSISLTSRSVTCYSDYRIVRSFSTQLQELTITVWPLFVKDFFQLSFPKVKILKLDFKCIALPDAAHLFQNLKSLIDLTVTNADNDEFLRQGVYRHATTVERLTISENRNITMDGLQGLIGLKELQLECECSWFEFDEQSAVPCSSLLEKLVIERCTNGISFYGALPESVPHITELHITGDNTFNDGCLRAICTTMNNIRRLKLTLIPFVDDPITDVSLRYIGNLRKLEYLFLESYDDEDTIQLTGSGWVSLLWASDVHLNGFYEIDLPNMLDLLLNPNLRKLTLDQCGRACRIVETVRKLKQLMSDSRPLPHIAVINV